Genomic segment of Candidatus Hydrogenedentota bacterium:
TGCGCCATCGGCCTCGCGACGGCGGAGCGCGATCGCATTGTGGGCCTACGCCCGAGCGGGGAAGAACCGGGCTACGTGCTGACCCGCCCCTTCGTCGTGCCCGAAGGGGCGTCGCTCACGGTAAATGCCACCGTGAGCGAAGGCGGCACGCTGCGCGCGGAACTCCGCACCGACAACAACAAGACCGTCGATGGCTTCACCCTGGACGACTGCACGCCCGCGAGCAAGAGCGGCTTCGCGGAGTCCGTCATCTGGGGCGAGAAAAAACTGGATGCCGTCGCGGGCCAGGAACTTCGCCTGCGGTTTGAGCTGAAAGGCGCGGCGATTTTTACCTACAGCGTGGAGTGAGATGCCAACGCGCGGGAAGCCGTCCTCCCATCATGCACGTCAGTAGTGATAGCGGCACTGCGCGATATAAATGATATCTGCTTCGACGCGGTATACCAGTCGGTGCTCTCGGTCAATACGCCGCGACCAGTAGCCAGACCAATTGTGGCGCAGTGGCTCAGGTGAACCAGCGCCATCGAAGGGCGTTCTTGCAATTTCGCGAAGCAGGCTATTGATACGCTTCAGCATGGACCTGTCATGGTTCTGCCAATGCACCTAGTCATTCCAGGCATTTCCATCCCAGCAAAACTTCATTCTTCGAGCAGTTCATGAATCGTGCCCTCACCCTTTGATAGCGCCGCGATGGACTCGTCGAGACGCTGGGCATTGCGGGGGCTGGCCATAAGATAGGCTGTCTCCTCGTAGGCATTGTAGTCTTCCAGCGACATGAGAATCGCTGGCTTGCCAGAGGCACGGGTCACAAGGAGTGGAGCATGATCATCGTTGACCCGATCTAGGTATTGGGGCAAGTTTTCTTTAAGCGCACTGACGTCTACAGTGTTCATGGGCTTATCTCCTGATAGCAGGCCCTTATAATAACCAGCGCCTTGCACCATGTAAAGTAACTCCTCCAAAGAGACACGTGGGCGATGCGCTTGCAGTACACGCCCCAATTTGCACGCCCCGCATCGCATTCTGTATAGTCAAACGAATGTTCAGCACCTAGAACTCCCAAGGACATCCACCCATGAAGCACCTCACTTACATGTCCATCCTGGCGACCGTCGCCCTCGCAACGCTTCCTGTTATGGCCGCCCAATGGCCCGCGTGGCGCGGCCCCAACGGTGATGGCATCGCGGCCGAAGGCAATCCACCCACCACGTGGAGCGAGACGGAAAACGTGAAGTGGAAGACCGCGCTCCCCGGCGAAGGCCAGTCCACGCCCGTGATCTGGGACAACAAGATCTTCATCCAGTCCGCGGTCGCGCTGGGCGAAGAGCCTCCGGTCGAAGAGGCCCCCAGTGGTCGTCCCATGTCCAAACCCGCGACAGTACCCTATCGATTCGTGGTGCTCTGCGTGGACCGCAACACCGGCGCCATCCTCTGGGAGCGCGCCGTCCTCGAAGTCCAGCCCCACGAAGGTCTTCACACCACGGGCACCTATGCGCCCTACTCGCCTGTCACCGACGGTACCCACGTCTGGGCCAGTTTCGGCTCCCGTGGGGTCTACTGTTTCGATCTCGACGGCAACGAAAAATGGCGCGTCGACACCGCGCCGTTGAAGATGGCGGGAACCTTCGGCGAAGGCAGTTCGCCGCTTCTCGTGGGTGATTCCCTCGTCATCCTCGCGGATCACGAAGCCGGTTCCCGCATATTCGCGCTGAACAAAGACTCGGGCGAGAAGCTCTGGGAACAGAAGCGCGATGAAGAGAGCTCCTGGTCCTCGCCTGTCGCCGCGAAAGTAGGAGATCGCTGGGAAGTCATCACCGCTGCCTCCGCTTTCATCCGCAGCTACGACGCCGCCACGGGCGAACTCGTCTGGCAGTGCAGCGGCCTCACGGGTTGCGCCGCGCCGTCCCCCGTGGTCTACGACGGCAAAGTCTTTTGCACGACGGGCTTCCAGGGCGACGCGATCATGGCCATCACCCTGGGACGCACCGGCGATCTTTCGGGTACCGACGCCGTCTCGTGGAATGTGGACAAGGGTGGCGCCATTGTGCCCTCGCCCCTCGTGGCGGACGGTCGGCTCTACGTGATCCAGGGCTACAAGCCCCAGCTCTCCTGCCTCGATGCGAAAACTGGAACCTTCCTCTATGAGAGCGAACGCCTCAGCGGCCTC
This window contains:
- a CDS encoding type II toxin-antitoxin system prevent-host-death family antitoxin; the protein is MNTVDVSALKENLPQYLDRVNDDHAPLLVTRASGKPAILMSLEDYNAYEETAYLMASPRNAQRLDESIAALSKGEGTIHELLEE
- a CDS encoding PQQ-binding-like beta-propeller repeat protein, which codes for MKHLTYMSILATVALATLPVMAAQWPAWRGPNGDGIAAEGNPPTTWSETENVKWKTALPGEGQSTPVIWDNKIFIQSAVALGEEPPVEEAPSGRPMSKPATVPYRFVVLCVDRNTGAILWERAVLEVQPHEGLHTTGTYAPYSPVTDGTHVWASFGSRGVYCFDLDGNEKWRVDTAPLKMAGTFGEGSSPLLVGDSLVILADHEAGSRIFALNKDSGEKLWEQKRDEESSWSSPVAAKVGDRWEVITAASAFIRSYDAATGELVWQCSGLTGCAAPSPVVYDGKVFCTTGFQGDAIMAITLGRTGDLSGTDAVSWNVDKGGAIVPSPLVADGRLYVIQGYKPQLSCLDAKTGTFLYESERLSGLQSIYASPLAAGGHIYIPDRKGLTAVLKSSEKLEVVATNTLDGVLDASPVAIGNELYLRSRTHLYCIAEKG